A section of the Flavobacterium ardleyense genome encodes:
- the hutH gene encoding histidine ammonia-lyase, with protein MDNCHYISSEMLSLGKVQQIITEGLTLEFSEESKINIQKCRDYLDNKMATNDDAIYGINTGFGSLYNIKIEKEDLSKLQENLVKSHACGTGSEVPEEIVKIMLLLKIQSLCYGHSGVQMVTVQRLIDFYNNDILPVVYTQGSLGASGDLAPLAHLSLPLIGEGEVNYKGARVHASEVLTEFGWETIKLQSKEGLALLNGTQFMSAYGTYILLKANKLSYWADLIGTMSLEGFDGRKEPFNELIHMIRPHKGQIVTAQRVLEFLDESEIIEQKKQHVQDPYSFRCMPQVHGASKDAIDYVTKVFKTEINSVTDNPNIFRESDEIISGGNFHGQPLALALDFLAIALSELGSISERRTYQLISGLRGLPAFLVSNPGLNSGFMIPQYTAASIASQNKQFCSPASVDSIVSSNGQEDHVSMGANAAVKALQVVNNLETILAIELMNASQALSFRSPLKSSPFIEMILKTYRSEVSLVEDDRILHYDIINTVKFLQTIQIEEDLMK; from the coding sequence ATGGACAACTGTCATTACATAAGCAGCGAAATGCTGTCTCTTGGTAAAGTACAACAAATTATTACCGAAGGTTTAACATTAGAATTTTCTGAAGAATCCAAGATAAATATTCAAAAATGCCGTGATTATCTTGATAATAAGATGGCAACCAATGATGACGCTATTTATGGTATCAACACTGGATTTGGATCACTTTATAATATTAAAATTGAAAAAGAAGATCTTTCTAAACTTCAAGAAAACTTAGTAAAATCGCACGCTTGTGGTACAGGATCTGAAGTTCCTGAAGAGATAGTTAAGATTATGCTTCTCTTAAAAATTCAGTCGTTATGCTACGGACACTCTGGCGTTCAGATGGTAACTGTTCAAAGATTGATTGATTTTTATAACAATGATATTTTGCCGGTGGTTTATACTCAGGGTTCACTTGGAGCTTCTGGAGATTTGGCACCGCTTGCTCATCTTTCATTACCTCTAATTGGTGAAGGAGAAGTGAATTATAAAGGTGCAAGAGTGCACGCTTCGGAGGTATTAACCGAATTTGGATGGGAAACAATAAAGCTTCAGTCAAAGGAAGGATTGGCATTGCTTAATGGTACTCAATTTATGAGCGCTTACGGAACTTATATTTTACTTAAAGCGAATAAACTTTCGTATTGGGCAGACTTAATTGGTACAATGTCTCTTGAAGGGTTTGATGGCCGCAAAGAACCTTTTAACGAGCTAATTCACATGATACGTCCTCATAAAGGTCAAATTGTAACGGCTCAACGAGTACTTGAATTTTTGGATGAGAGTGAAATAATAGAACAGAAAAAACAGCACGTCCAAGATCCATATTCTTTTAGATGTATGCCGCAAGTTCACGGTGCCTCAAAAGATGCGATCGATTACGTGACTAAAGTCTTTAAAACAGAAATAAATTCGGTGACGGATAACCCAAATATCTTTAGAGAATCTGACGAAATTATTTCTGGAGGAAATTTCCACGGTCAGCCTTTAGCTTTAGCCTTGGATTTTCTTGCAATTGCTTTATCAGAATTAGGAAGTATTTCTGAAAGAAGAACGTATCAACTGATTTCGGGTCTTCGTGGTTTACCAGCATTCTTGGTAAGTAATCCAGGATTGAATTCAGGATTTATGATTCCTCAATATACTGCGGCAAGTATCGCAAGTCAAAACAAACAGTTTTGCAGCCCTGCAAGTGTGGACAGCATTGTATCGAGCAACGGACAAGAAGATCATGTGAGTATGGGTGCGAATGCAGCTGTAAAAGCACTTCAGGTGGTGAACAACCTTGAAACAATTCTTGCAATTGAACTAATGAATGCTTCTCAAGCTTTATCTTTTAGAAGTCCATTAAAATCAAGTCCGTTTATCGAAATGATTCTTAAAACTTATCGTTCAGAAGTTTCTCTTGTAGAAGATGATAGAATATTGCATTACGATATTATCAATACGGTAAAATTCCTTCAAACAATTCAGATCGAAGAAGATCTTATGAAGTAA
- a CDS encoding HipA family kinase: METVEKLREQEVVRYMQPLREGGSLPALVEADDTYKYVLKFKGAGHGVKALIAELIGGKIAQALGLPIPELVFLDLDEAFGRTEADEEIQDLLRGSHGRNLGLHFLSQAMTFDPAVTEVDSLMASKIVWLDAFITNVDRTAKNTNMLMWKKELWLIDHGACLYFHHSFTNWEQAAITPFALIKDHVLLKQASKLDDINSFFREILTDDTIKNIVNLIPEEWLLWEDGDYSPEQLREIYFNFLSKRLSNSEIFLNEAKNAREKLI, translated from the coding sequence ATGGAAACCGTAGAAAAACTACGTGAGCAAGAAGTTGTCCGCTATATGCAACCCTTGCGAGAGGGAGGATCGCTTCCTGCACTTGTAGAAGCCGATGACACCTATAAATATGTACTTAAATTTAAAGGCGCCGGTCACGGAGTTAAGGCGCTGATTGCCGAACTAATAGGAGGGAAGATTGCACAAGCACTAGGTCTTCCAATACCCGAATTGGTATTTCTTGACCTTGACGAGGCTTTTGGGCGAACTGAAGCTGACGAGGAAATTCAAGATTTGCTTAGAGGAAGTCACGGTCGAAATCTCGGGTTGCATTTTCTGTCGCAAGCAATGACTTTTGATCCTGCTGTTACTGAAGTGGATTCGCTAATGGCCAGTAAAATTGTATGGCTTGACGCATTTATAACAAATGTGGACCGAACTGCAAAAAATACCAATATGTTGATGTGGAAGAAAGAGTTGTGGCTTATTGATCACGGCGCTTGCTTGTATTTTCATCATTCATTTACCAATTGGGAGCAAGCAGCAATTACACCATTTGCTTTGATAAAAGACCACGTACTATTAAAGCAAGCTTCAAAACTTGATGACATTAATAGTTTTTTCAGAGAAATTCTCACAGATGATACGATCAAAAACATCGTAAATCTAATTCCCGAAGAATGGCTTTTATGGGAGGATGGCGATTATTCGCCTGAGCAACTCAGAGAAATCTACTTCAATTTTTTATCGAAAAGACTTTCAAATTCAGAAATATTCCTAAATGAAGCAAAAAATGCAAGAGAAAAACTTATATGA
- a CDS encoding DUF3037 domain-containing protein, which produces MQEKNLYEYAIIRLLPNVEREEFLNVGLILFCKHKKFIKVAFEVDENRLKAFATIDVDFIKRNLLAFQQIANADKDAGLVATFDLPSRFRWLTAMRSSMIQTSRPHPGMCADLEKTFDRIYAQLVSQMEE; this is translated from the coding sequence ATGCAAGAGAAAAACTTATATGAATATGCTATCATTAGGCTATTGCCAAATGTAGAAAGGGAGGAATTCTTGAACGTAGGGTTGATATTATTTTGCAAGCACAAGAAATTTATAAAAGTAGCTTTCGAAGTAGATGAAAACCGTCTCAAAGCTTTTGCTACGATTGATGTTGATTTTATAAAAAGAAATCTTTTAGCTTTTCAGCAAATTGCAAATGCCGATAAAGATGCTGGACTTGTGGCAACTTTTGACCTGCCGTCACGTTTTAGATGGCTTACCGCAATGCGCAGCAGTATGATTCAGACCTCAAGACCGCATCCTGGTATGTGTGCTGATCTGGAAAAAACATTTGATAGAATCTATGCGCAGTTGGTCTCGCAAATGGAAGAATAA
- a CDS encoding YebC/PmpR family DNA-binding transcriptional regulator: MGRAFEFRKGRKMKRWSAMAKAFTRIGKDIVMAVKEGGPNPDANSRLRAVIQNSKAANMPKENVERAIKKATDKDTANYKEVLFEGYAPHGIAILIETATDNNNRTVANIRSYFNKCNGSLGTQGSVEFMFDHICNFRIANTGLDIEELELELIDFGVEEIFEDEDGILIYASFESFGTLQKELEHRGFEILSSGFDRIPQVTKELTEAEVADVEKLLEKIEEDDDVQNVYHTMQE, from the coding sequence ATGGGAAGAGCATTTGAATTTAGAAAAGGTAGAAAAATGAAGCGTTGGTCAGCGATGGCAAAAGCTTTTACTAGAATTGGAAAAGACATTGTGATGGCCGTTAAGGAAGGTGGTCCAAATCCTGATGCCAATTCACGCCTGAGAGCCGTAATTCAGAATTCGAAGGCTGCAAATATGCCTAAAGAGAATGTGGAGAGAGCAATTAAGAAAGCAACCGACAAAGATACCGCAAATTACAAAGAAGTACTTTTTGAAGGATATGCTCCTCACGGAATCGCGATTTTAATTGAAACTGCTACTGATAACAATAACAGAACGGTGGCAAATATTAGAAGTTACTTCAATAAATGCAATGGTTCGCTAGGAACTCAAGGCTCTGTGGAATTTATGTTTGATCATATTTGCAATTTTAGAATTGCCAATACTGGTTTGGATATCGAAGAATTAGAATTAGAACTAATTGATTTTGGAGTTGAAGAAATTTTTGAAGATGAAGACGGAATTTTAATTTACGCTTCATTCGAAAGTTTTGGAACTTTGCAAAAAGAATTAGAACACCGAGGTTTTGAGATTTTATCGTCAGGGTTTGATAGAATTCCGCAAGTTACAAAAGAACTTACCGAAGCTGAAGTTGCCGATGTAGAAAAACTTCTCGAGAAAATTGAAGAAGATGACGACGTACAGAACGTGTACCATACCATGCAAGAGTAG
- a CDS encoding META domain-containing protein, giving the protein MKLRSIILLSVISFAGLSSCKSQKEIVEKTTLEHTAVANTSGVPYFKAVGTEPFWSIEISEKEVKFSELGNEKGIIFPNDNNDILYENMKLTYTNKTHMLTIDVKPGECSDGMSEQRYSYKANVSLIDADAGEVKEYYGCGQYFADSKLNSKWMLKTLRGEEISEKNSQNSLYIEFLSEKNMFTAFAGCNQINGVMKSNTENRLQLLDIASTKMLCEPGNKEQDFINVLAKVGAYKFDGDTLILTDPTYVPIATFRKN; this is encoded by the coding sequence ATGAAATTAAGAAGTATAATCTTATTGTCAGTAATCTCTTTTGCAGGATTGTCATCATGCAAAAGTCAAAAAGAAATTGTTGAAAAAACTACATTAGAACATACAGCAGTAGCAAATACAAGTGGAGTTCCGTATTTTAAAGCAGTTGGTACCGAGCCATTTTGGAGTATCGAAATTTCTGAAAAAGAGGTAAAGTTCTCTGAGCTAGGAAATGAAAAAGGTATAATTTTTCCAAATGATAATAATGATATTCTTTATGAAAACATGAAGCTTACCTATACCAATAAAACTCACATGTTAACCATAGATGTAAAACCAGGAGAATGCTCAGATGGAATGAGTGAACAACGCTATTCTTATAAGGCAAATGTATCTTTAATAGATGCGGATGCTGGAGAGGTTAAAGAGTATTATGGTTGTGGTCAATATTTTGCTGATTCTAAACTAAACAGCAAATGGATGCTGAAAACATTAAGAGGTGAGGAAATTTCAGAAAAGAACTCTCAAAATAGTCTTTATATTGAATTCCTAAGTGAGAAAAACATGTTTACTGCTTTTGCAGGTTGCAATCAAATCAATGGAGTAATGAAATCAAATACAGAGAATAGATTGCAACTATTAGATATAGCATCTACAAAGATGCTATGTGAACCTGGCAATAAAGAGCAAGATTTTATAAATGTCTTAGCAAAAGTAGGTGCCTATAAATTTGATGGAGACACTTTGATTTTAACGGATCCAACATATGTACCGATAGCAACTTTTCGAAAAAATTAA
- the gcvT gene encoding glycine cleavage system aminomethyltransferase GcvT has protein sequence MKNTPLTQIHEQLGAKMLPFAGYNMPIQYEGVNAEHETVRTAVGVFDVSHMGEFIISGPNALNLIQSVCTNDASTIEIGKAQYTCMTNNESGIIDDLIIYRLADQEYLLVVNASNIDKDWAWIEKHNTVGAEMTNISDTMALLAIQGPKAIEAMQSLTAVNLAGIKNYSFEVAEFAGVQDVIISATGYTGSGGFEIYCKNEDAVAIWNKVFEAGASFGIKPIGLAARDTLRLEMGFCLYGNDINDTTNPIEAGLGWITKFTKEFTNSEHIKTIKQVGVSRKLVGFEMTERGIPRHDYEIVDKDGNAIGIVTSGTMAPSLNKGIGLGYVSIDNSAVDSEIFIRIRKNDVAAKVVKTPFYKK, from the coding sequence ATGAAAAATACTCCGCTTACGCAAATACACGAACAACTAGGTGCAAAAATGCTTCCTTTTGCAGGTTATAATATGCCTATTCAATATGAAGGGGTGAATGCTGAACACGAAACAGTGCGTACTGCAGTTGGTGTTTTTGATGTTTCGCACATGGGTGAATTTATTATTTCTGGTCCAAATGCGCTTAATTTGATTCAATCAGTTTGTACAAATGACGCTTCGACAATTGAAATTGGAAAAGCTCAGTACACCTGTATGACAAATAATGAGAGTGGAATTATCGATGATTTGATTATCTATAGACTTGCTGACCAAGAATATTTGCTTGTTGTAAATGCTTCAAATATTGATAAAGATTGGGCGTGGATAGAAAAGCACAATACTGTTGGTGCCGAAATGACCAACATTTCTGACACTATGGCGCTATTAGCAATTCAGGGTCCAAAAGCAATTGAAGCAATGCAAAGTCTTACTGCCGTGAATCTTGCGGGAATTAAAAATTACAGTTTTGAAGTTGCAGAATTTGCAGGTGTTCAGGACGTCATTATTTCAGCTACTGGATATACAGGATCTGGAGGATTTGAAATTTACTGTAAAAACGAAGATGCTGTAGCGATATGGAATAAAGTTTTTGAAGCGGGAGCATCTTTTGGCATTAAGCCAATCGGTCTTGCGGCCAGAGATACTTTGCGTCTAGAAATGGGTTTCTGTCTTTACGGAAATGATATCAATGACACTACAAATCCAATTGAAGCTGGTTTAGGATGGATTACTAAATTCACAAAAGAGTTTACAAACTCCGAACATATCAAAACAATTAAGCAAGTTGGCGTTTCTAGAAAACTTGTTGGTTTTGAAATGACTGAGAGAGGAATTCCAAGACACGATTACGAAATCGTTGATAAAGACGGTAATGCAATTGGAATAGTAACATCTGGAACAATGGCGCCTTCGCTAAATAAAGGTATTGGTTTAGGATACGTTAGCATTGATAATAGCGCTGTAGATAGTGAAATCTTTATCAGAATTCGCAAAAATGATGTAGCAGCCAAAGTTGTGAAAACACCATTTTACAAAAAATAA
- the fabG gene encoding 3-oxoacyl-[acyl-carrier-protein] reductase: MKLLNGKTAIITGGSRGIGKGIAEVFAAHGANVAFTYSSSVASAQELEKHLETLGIKAKGYQSNAANFDEAQKLVDDVLTDFGSVDILINNAGITKDNLLMRMSEADFDKVIDVNLKSVFNMTKAIQKTFLKQRSGSIINMSSVVGVKGNAGQANYAASKAGVIGFTKSVALELGSRNIRCNAIAPGFIETEMTANLNEDTVAGWRQSIPLKRGGTTEDVANACLFFASDMSAYVTGQVMNVDGGMLT; the protein is encoded by the coding sequence ATGAAATTACTTAACGGAAAAACAGCAATAATTACTGGAGGAAGTCGCGGAATAGGAAAAGGAATCGCAGAAGTATTTGCTGCACACGGAGCAAATGTTGCATTTACATATAGCAGCTCTGTAGCTTCGGCACAAGAGCTAGAGAAGCATTTGGAAACTCTAGGAATTAAAGCAAAAGGATACCAATCAAACGCAGCAAACTTTGACGAAGCTCAAAAACTTGTAGATGACGTATTGACTGATTTCGGATCTGTAGATATCTTAATCAACAATGCTGGAATTACCAAAGATAATTTATTGATGCGTATGTCAGAAGCTGATTTTGATAAAGTTATAGATGTTAACTTAAAGTCAGTTTTTAATATGACAAAAGCAATTCAGAAAACTTTCTTGAAACAACGCTCGGGATCTATTATCAATATGAGCTCGGTTGTGGGAGTTAAAGGAAACGCTGGACAAGCAAATTATGCAGCATCTAAAGCAGGTGTAATTGGTTTTACAAAATCTGTCGCATTGGAACTTGGATCTAGAAATATTCGCTGTAATGCAATCGCTCCTGGATTTATCGAGACCGAAATGACGGCAAATCTTAACGAAGATACGGTAGCAGGATGGCGTCAAAGTATTCCATTAAAGAGAGGTGGAACAACAGAAGACGTTGCTAATGCATGCCTGTTTTTTGCTTCAGATATGAGCGCTTATGTTACAGGGCAAGTAATGAATGTTGACGGCGGAATGTTGACATAG